In Edaphobacter bradus, the following are encoded in one genomic region:
- a CDS encoding segregation and condensation protein A produces the protein MSDEIRNPEATPESSVEAASHAAPGVGAMATPVPHEPFALKHPAPAPEPEPKRAARDKDKDKEKEEASQSPFSVTVGQVYDGPLDLLLDLIRKQNIDIYDIPIARITAQFLDYTHQLKQTDVDSAGEFIYMASLLIHIKSKTLLPRDPSDVTGADSEDPRRELVERLLEHERFKAAAQMLLQKQQIEEATWTNPGIREFKLDTSAEREIDADTVDLVRIFREVLDRVRQRPVLDVNEESVTVAQMIDYVKRRLVMEDKPVSLRRLLHNTHTERALICMFLAMLELVRLQAVLLNQPVAQGDILVKKTDRFDQVFADQQQARDDWR, from the coding sequence ATGTCCGACGAAATCCGCAATCCCGAAGCAACACCTGAGTCATCTGTTGAGGCTGCGAGCCACGCAGCCCCGGGCGTCGGAGCCATGGCTACGCCGGTGCCACATGAGCCTTTTGCTCTGAAGCACCCCGCGCCTGCTCCCGAGCCCGAGCCGAAGCGCGCCGCCAGGGATAAGGACAAGGACAAAGAGAAAGAAGAGGCCTCGCAGTCGCCCTTCTCCGTGACCGTCGGTCAGGTCTACGACGGGCCTCTCGACCTTCTGCTCGACCTCATCCGCAAGCAGAACATCGACATCTACGACATCCCCATTGCGCGCATCACGGCGCAGTTCCTCGACTACACGCACCAGCTGAAGCAGACCGACGTCGACTCCGCGGGCGAGTTCATCTACATGGCCTCGCTGCTCATCCACATCAAGTCGAAGACGTTGCTGCCGCGCGACCCGAGCGACGTCACCGGCGCCGACTCCGAAGACCCGCGCCGCGAGCTGGTCGAGCGCCTGCTCGAGCACGAGCGCTTCAAGGCCGCCGCGCAGATGCTGCTGCAGAAGCAGCAGATCGAGGAAGCCACATGGACCAACCCCGGCATCCGCGAGTTCAAGCTCGATACCAGCGCCGAACGCGAGATCGACGCCGACACCGTGGACCTGGTGCGAATCTTCCGCGAAGTGCTCGATCGCGTCCGGCAACGGCCGGTCCTCGACGTCAACGAGGAGTCCGTCACGGTGGCGCAGATGATCGACTACGTGAAGCGCCGCCTGGTCATGGAAGACAAGCCCGTCTCGCTGCGCCGTCTGCTGCACAATACGCATACGGAGCGCGCGCTGATCTGCATGTTCCTCGCGATGCTCGAGCTCGTCCGGCTGCAGGCCGTCCTGCTGAACCAACCCGTCGCGCAGGGCGACATTCTCGTCAAGAAGACTGACCGCTTCGACCAGGTCTTCGCAGACCAGCAGCAGGCCCGCGACGACTGGCGATAA
- a CDS encoding choice-of-anchor A family protein gives MQIKTFLLLTASLAAIPGVCKADGSAPFGVASAYNLVALGTVDGHGNTVLPGNISTSADVTGRVAAAGMVLNGTTIGSSLNGDPWGSLAAYDFVSSGGLNPGESFNINSHGNAYAPGADGSFNFNGGGHRVTSGGSGIDFNSLRTTLDAGSLYLNTLAATGQVLGTNQPGVNPSFFVLKGTSTTLNIFNITAAEFADTSHPIDIQAPAGSTIIINVDGTNLTLGSPLFYNENQATGDSSADDNILFNFADAQTVTIDAQFTASILAPFAILTGDSQMGGTFIAAQIGQTGEVHNDEFTGTLPGPPPATTPEPGSLALMGTGMAAFAAAIRRVKRS, from the coding sequence ATGCAGATCAAAACCTTCCTTCTCCTCACAGCAAGCCTTGCTGCCATCCCCGGCGTGTGCAAGGCTGACGGTTCGGCCCCCTTCGGTGTCGCAAGCGCATATAACCTCGTAGCCCTCGGAACGGTGGATGGCCACGGCAACACTGTTCTCCCCGGCAACATCAGTACAAGCGCTGACGTCACAGGACGCGTCGCCGCGGCTGGGATGGTGCTCAACGGAACAACGATTGGCAGCTCGCTGAACGGAGACCCCTGGGGCTCGCTGGCCGCCTACGACTTCGTCTCGAGCGGCGGTCTGAACCCCGGCGAGTCCTTCAACATCAACAGCCATGGCAACGCGTACGCTCCGGGCGCAGATGGCTCGTTTAACTTCAACGGCGGCGGCCACCGCGTCACGAGCGGCGGCTCGGGCATCGACTTCAACAGCCTGCGCACGACGCTCGATGCGGGGTCGCTCTATCTCAACACGCTTGCGGCGACCGGCCAGGTGCTGGGGACCAACCAGCCCGGCGTCAATCCTTCCTTCTTCGTGTTGAAGGGGACGAGCACGACGCTGAACATCTTCAACATCACGGCGGCGGAGTTCGCCGACACGAGCCACCCCATCGATATCCAGGCGCCGGCAGGCTCGACGATCATCATCAACGTCGATGGGACGAACCTTACGCTTGGCTCGCCTCTCTTCTACAACGAGAACCAGGCCACAGGCGACAGCAGCGCCGATGACAACATCCTGTTCAACTTCGCCGATGCACAGACAGTCACGATCGACGCGCAGTTCACTGCGTCGATTCTGGCTCCGTTTGCCATTCTGACCGGAGATTCGCAGATGGGCGGAACCTTCATCGCGGCGCAGATCGGCCAGACGGGCGAGGTCCACAACGATGAGTTCACGGGCACGCTGCCCGGTCCGCCGCCAGCCACGACGCCTGAGCCGGGATCGCTGGCTCTGATGGGAACAGGAATGGCTGCGTTTGCCGCGGCGATCCGGCGAGTGAAGCGCTCCTGA
- a CDS encoding endo-1,4-beta-xylanase, protein MTRREWLRRAAGTVVAAGLPALFGRRAGALAKRRHGNPDNITGRGSLASRAAARGMLAGAAVDTRLLRTDDTYRQVLAEQYNILVGENCMKFGATQPRPETYYFNDADGLVSFAESNGMKVRGHNFVWHEALPEWFAGTVTKENAEKILVDHIMTVGGRFKGRIHSWDVVNEAIWIPDGRPDGLRSSSPWFQMLGPDYIDFAYRTAREADPKALLTYNDYGIEYDNGEEAKKRAAVLDLLKRMKAAGTPIDALGVQSHLNAASTSGFGSGLRELLDGARSLGLQVFVTELDVKDDGLEVDDVAKRDEAVAGVYRDYLGRMLEGREVKAVLTWGVSDAHTWLNGAKWREKHPDREQRPLPFDDQYSPTPAFFALRESFDNAKRR, encoded by the coding sequence ATGACGCGGCGAGAGTGGCTTCGGCGGGCGGCGGGAACTGTTGTAGCGGCAGGGCTTCCGGCACTGTTCGGACGGCGGGCGGGCGCGCTGGCAAAACGGCGTCATGGCAACCCCGACAACATTACCGGGCGTGGCTCGCTGGCATCCCGCGCGGCCGCTCGCGGAATGCTGGCGGGAGCGGCAGTGGACACACGGCTGCTGCGCACCGACGACACGTACCGCCAGGTGCTGGCCGAGCAGTACAACATTCTGGTAGGCGAGAACTGCATGAAGTTCGGAGCCACTCAGCCCAGGCCCGAAACCTACTATTTCAACGACGCCGATGGCCTGGTGAGCTTCGCCGAGTCTAACGGGATGAAGGTGCGCGGGCACAACTTCGTCTGGCATGAGGCGCTGCCGGAATGGTTCGCCGGGACGGTGACCAAGGAGAATGCAGAGAAGATTCTCGTCGACCACATCATGACGGTCGGCGGCCGTTTCAAGGGAAGGATTCATAGCTGGGACGTTGTGAACGAGGCGATCTGGATTCCGGATGGACGTCCTGATGGACTGCGGTCGTCGTCGCCGTGGTTTCAGATGTTGGGGCCGGACTACATCGACTTCGCTTACCGCACGGCGCGCGAGGCCGACCCGAAGGCTCTGCTGACCTACAATGACTACGGGATCGAGTACGACAACGGCGAGGAAGCGAAGAAGCGCGCGGCGGTGCTCGATCTGCTTAAGCGTATGAAGGCTGCGGGCACGCCGATCGACGCGCTGGGGGTGCAGTCGCATCTGAATGCCGCTTCGACGAGCGGCTTCGGCAGCGGCCTGCGCGAGCTTCTCGACGGCGCGCGGAGCCTGGGGCTGCAGGTCTTCGTGACGGAGCTGGATGTGAAGGACGATGGCCTTGAAGTAGACGACGTAGCCAAACGCGACGAGGCCGTGGCAGGCGTTTATCGCGACTACCTGGGACGGATGCTCGAAGGCAGAGAGGTGAAGGCGGTGCTGACCTGGGGCGTCAGCGACGCGCACACGTGGCTGAACGGGGCAAAGTGGCGAGAGAAGCATCCTGACCGTGAGCAGCGTCCGCTGCCGTTTGACGACCAGTACTCACCGACGCCTGCGTTCTTCGCCCTGCGCGAGAGCTTCGACAATGCGAAGCGGCGATAG
- the scpB gene encoding SMC-Scp complex subunit ScpB → MSLKAKIEAVIYASEEPVTLAQLIGLLGQEAQAELDQLAAAQQALALEEESARSLVDGEAAESADPDALNEEIIAPRETAAPAEAAAPASEAAIPAAAEATADDSGRKSKEEKETARRLREYFRSILDQLISDYTNGDRGLEIREVASGYRFATKPEYHDAVRGFVKSLKPPLKLSLQALETLAVVAYKQPITAPEVSEIRGVDSGGVLGSLMTRKLVTTAGRKQVIGRPILYKTTRDFLLRFGLKDINELPSIEEFEKMASELAEQEEIPLDEATPVHHAPETPEELQPERHTHLPQADGSPDPVDDPLDDQLPDDGLPDDEPEQKSETTSTTE, encoded by the coding sequence ATGAGTCTCAAAGCTAAGATTGAAGCAGTCATCTACGCCTCGGAAGAACCGGTCACCCTCGCCCAACTCATCGGGCTTCTCGGCCAGGAGGCCCAGGCCGAGCTTGACCAGTTGGCCGCCGCTCAGCAGGCCCTCGCCCTCGAAGAAGAGTCCGCCCGCAGCCTGGTTGACGGTGAGGCTGCCGAGTCCGCCGATCCCGACGCGCTCAACGAAGAGATCATTGCCCCCAGGGAGACAGCTGCCCCAGCCGAGGCAGCCGCTCCCGCTTCTGAAGCGGCCATCCCCGCGGCCGCAGAGGCTACCGCTGACGACTCCGGCAGGAAGTCCAAAGAGGAGAAAGAGACTGCGCGCCGCCTGCGCGAGTACTTCCGCTCCATCCTCGACCAGCTCATCTCCGACTACACCAACGGCGACCGCGGCCTCGAGATTCGCGAGGTCGCCAGCGGCTACCGCTTCGCCACCAAGCCCGAGTACCACGATGCCGTGCGCGGCTTCGTCAAGTCGCTCAAGCCGCCGCTGAAGCTCTCGCTCCAGGCGCTCGAGACACTGGCCGTCGTCGCCTACAAGCAGCCCATCACCGCACCCGAGGTCTCCGAGATCCGCGGCGTCGACTCTGGCGGCGTGCTTGGCTCGCTGATGACGCGCAAGCTCGTCACCACGGCCGGCCGCAAACAGGTCATCGGGCGCCCCATCCTCTACAAGACCACGCGCGACTTCCTTCTGCGCTTCGGCCTCAAAGACATCAACGAGCTTCCCTCCATCGAAGAGTTCGAGAAGATGGCCAGCGAACTCGCCGAGCAGGAGGAAATTCCGCTGGACGAGGCAACTCCCGTCCACCACGCGCCCGAGACCCCCGAAGAGCTGCAGCCCGAGCGCCACACACACCTGCCCCAGGCCGACGGGAGCCCCGACCCCGTGGACGATCCTCTCGACGATCAGCTTCCCGACGATGGTCTGCCGGATGATGAACCCGAGCAGAAATCAGAGACAACCAGCACCACCGAGTAG
- a CDS encoding cupin domain-containing protein, protein MQPIKSLNILGEKVDILVDGAMTNGASVTVIQTTRPGGGPPPHSHTREDETFTVLEGDFEILSDGQWIKAPVGEVFFAPRGGVHTFRNAGTTTGRILVFISPAGMEGFFEKISGLTTADLPKILEAFAEYGLSLHLPQA, encoded by the coding sequence ATGCAGCCAATCAAGAGCCTGAACATTCTGGGCGAGAAGGTCGACATTCTCGTCGACGGCGCCATGACGAACGGCGCGTCTGTCACGGTCATCCAGACCACCAGGCCCGGAGGCGGTCCGCCGCCTCATTCGCACACCAGAGAGGACGAGACCTTCACCGTCCTCGAGGGCGACTTCGAGATCCTCAGCGACGGGCAGTGGATCAAGGCTCCGGTCGGCGAGGTCTTCTTCGCTCCCCGCGGCGGAGTCCACACCTTCCGCAACGCGGGCACGACCACCGGCAGGATTCTCGTCTTCATCTCACCCGCCGGCATGGAAGGCTTCTTCGAGAAGATCTCCGGACTGACTACTGCCGATTTGCCGAAGATCCTCGAGGCCTTCGCCGAGTACGGCCTGTCGCTGCACCTCCCCCAGGCCTAG
- a CDS encoding pseudouridine synthase — translation MTESTEPRGERLQKILAAAGIASRRKAEEIILEGRVQVNGQTVTELGTRADLSRDHIRVDGKLLHGREEQRYYMLNKPRGYVTTLSDPEKRPTIMELMTAKKGPHGDNVRLYPVGRLDYLSEGLLLMTNDGDLANKLSKAAAGVEKTYLVKVSGAPPPEKIAQLRHGIMIDRGRLNEVRSGRRDRVITAPAKIEQVRGGDNPWYELTLTEGRNRQIRKMFEEIGHHVEKIRRIGYGALRLDVPPGEFRELTSGEVTALDRAARGLKVVPKQRTPEFAQLKKPVPPKAAKRRSFPPKTSTRRRSS, via the coding sequence ATGACCGAATCGACCGAACCCCGAGGAGAGCGCCTCCAGAAGATTCTCGCGGCGGCCGGCATCGCCAGCCGCCGCAAGGCCGAGGAGATCATCCTCGAAGGCCGCGTGCAGGTCAACGGCCAGACCGTTACCGAGCTGGGGACCCGCGCCGATCTCTCGCGCGACCACATCCGCGTGGACGGCAAGCTGCTCCACGGGCGCGAAGAGCAGCGCTACTACATGCTCAACAAGCCACGCGGTTACGTCACCACGCTCTCCGACCCAGAGAAGCGCCCTACCATCATGGAACTGATGACCGCGAAGAAGGGCCCGCACGGCGACAACGTCCGCCTCTACCCCGTCGGCCGGCTCGACTACCTCAGCGAGGGCCTGCTGCTGATGACCAACGACGGCGACCTAGCCAACAAGCTCTCCAAGGCAGCCGCCGGAGTCGAGAAGACGTACCTCGTCAAGGTCTCCGGCGCTCCCCCACCCGAGAAGATCGCGCAGCTCCGCCACGGAATCATGATCGACCGCGGCCGCCTCAACGAGGTCCGCAGCGGACGCCGCGACCGCGTCATCACTGCGCCTGCCAAAATCGAGCAGGTTCGCGGCGGCGACAATCCCTGGTACGAGCTCACCCTCACCGAGGGCAGAAACCGCCAGATCCGGAAAATGTTCGAGGAGATCGGCCACCACGTCGAAAAAATTCGCCGCATCGGCTACGGAGCCCTGCGCCTCGACGTCCCTCCAGGCGAGTTTCGCGAGCTGACATCGGGCGAGGTCACGGCTCTCGACCGCGCCGCACGAGGCCTGAAGGTCGTTCCCAAGCAGAGGACCCCGGAGTTCGCGCAGCTGAAAAAACCCGTCCCGCCGAAGGCCGCGAAACGCCGTTCTTTTCCGCCGAAGACTTCGACGCGCCGGCGATCGAGCTAG
- the msrA gene encoding peptide-methionine (S)-S-oxide reductase MsrA, whose amino-acid sequence MAIEKATFGAGCFWGVEAKFNEITGVIETAVGYEGGDLEHPTYKEVCTDRTGHAEVVQVTYDPSRISYEDLLDAFFALHDPTQVNRQGPDWGTQYRSVIFTNTGEQQAQARAKIAELSAAGTYRNPIATQVCPARTFWRAEEYHQRYLEKRGMVSCHI is encoded by the coding sequence GTGGCAATTGAAAAAGCAACCTTTGGAGCAGGATGTTTTTGGGGTGTAGAAGCGAAGTTCAACGAGATCACCGGGGTAATTGAGACAGCTGTCGGATACGAGGGCGGCGACCTGGAACACCCAACCTACAAGGAAGTCTGTACAGACCGCACCGGCCACGCGGAAGTTGTTCAAGTTACCTACGACCCGTCCCGCATCTCCTATGAGGACCTTCTCGACGCGTTCTTCGCCTTGCACGATCCCACACAAGTCAACCGCCAGGGCCCGGACTGGGGAACCCAGTACCGCAGCGTCATCTTTACCAATACCGGCGAGCAGCAGGCGCAGGCGCGAGCCAAGATCGCCGAGCTGAGCGCGGCAGGAACCTACCGCAACCCCATCGCCACGCAGGTCTGTCCGGCAAGGACCTTCTGGCGGGCCGAGGAGTATCACCAGCGCTACCTCGAAAAGCGCGGCATGGTGAGCTGCCACATCTGA
- a CDS encoding glycosyltransferase family 9 protein, with amino-acid sequence MESNLLKRVLRRGFNFVIAGRFFRLYAPQAAPAPPGGRHKLAISDLIPHLGDKVMIFPLLDALRRENPDLEISYFTSGAGSLIGSHPAVDHLYCIARKQAKNRRFLSPPFLFEVLQWWWRELRNLRFHTVVVLRGGVEPSFSHHLAWLLGGRARFAYSPKLEPEKWESQFGVSPLFTAEVTEMRGVHEVSRGNEVLQLAGLLKEQVDIRQPVQSVLTIAHSQAARTYLGQLGLSGRPYAVIAPGASLPRRAWSAADFGELARLELLPRGWLPVLVGGPETAMAAQVIQGHIRGGVLDLTGKTSFEQLVAVCGGAQCFLGNDSGTSHVAGACGVPTLIVTAFAHSGQPHHHASPKRSHPLGPWVAVVQPDNQLLPCTTECLADEVHCIGQVTVEEMGTALRKLLEKNVGQFKSRLHAKVGAGSE; translated from the coding sequence ATGGAATCTAACCTCCTCAAGCGTGTCCTTCGCCGTGGATTCAACTTTGTCATCGCTGGCCGGTTCTTCCGACTGTATGCGCCGCAGGCAGCTCCTGCTCCGCCAGGCGGACGTCATAAACTCGCGATCTCGGACCTCATCCCGCACCTTGGCGACAAGGTCATGATCTTCCCACTGCTCGACGCTCTCCGCCGGGAAAACCCTGATCTTGAGATCAGCTATTTCACCTCCGGTGCGGGGAGTCTCATCGGCTCGCACCCCGCAGTGGATCACCTCTATTGCATTGCGCGCAAGCAGGCGAAGAACCGTCGCTTCCTTTCTCCTCCCTTTCTTTTTGAGGTTCTCCAATGGTGGTGGCGTGAATTGCGCAATCTTCGCTTCCACACAGTAGTGGTCCTTCGTGGTGGTGTAGAGCCATCTTTCTCGCATCATCTTGCGTGGCTGCTGGGTGGAAGGGCTCGCTTCGCCTACAGCCCCAAGCTGGAACCCGAAAAATGGGAGAGTCAGTTTGGCGTCTCGCCTCTTTTCACTGCTGAGGTGACAGAGATGCGAGGCGTTCATGAAGTCAGCCGCGGAAACGAAGTCTTGCAGCTGGCTGGCCTGCTTAAAGAGCAGGTAGACATCAGGCAGCCGGTGCAGAGTGTGTTGACGATCGCACACAGTCAGGCCGCTCGGACTTATCTGGGGCAGCTAGGCTTGTCAGGCCGGCCCTACGCCGTTATCGCTCCGGGGGCCTCGTTACCGCGACGCGCATGGTCTGCTGCCGATTTCGGGGAACTGGCCCGCCTGGAACTGCTGCCTCGCGGTTGGCTGCCTGTGCTTGTGGGCGGTCCGGAGACCGCCATGGCTGCTCAGGTGATTCAAGGACACATCAGAGGGGGTGTTCTGGATTTGACAGGCAAGACGAGCTTCGAACAGCTCGTTGCGGTCTGTGGCGGCGCTCAATGTTTCCTTGGGAACGACTCAGGAACGTCACACGTTGCCGGTGCATGCGGTGTTCCGACTCTCATTGTGACTGCCTTCGCGCACAGCGGCCAGCCACATCATCATGCATCGCCTAAACGCTCGCATCCCCTTGGACCTTGGGTCGCCGTGGTGCAGCCAGACAATCAGCTGCTACCATGCACAACCGAGTGTCTCGCGGATGAGGTGCATTGCATTGGGCAGGTCACCGTGGAGGAGATGGGCACGGCACTTCGGAAGCTCCTCGAGAAGAACGTTGGCCAGTTCAAGTCGCGTCTGCATGCCAAGGTCGGGGCTGGATCGGAATAG
- a CDS encoding lipopolysaccharide biosynthesis protein, which yields MIHALRAKLKLKDDPRLARVLKGGLSGVLGKATAVLVNAVSLPITVRYLGREQYGFWVTISTTIMMLAVLDLGIANTLTNSISRAYAERSEEMAKRYYATAFWATSAIAILLGLIGAVIWPHIDWGKLFGLSDSAMGRQAGKCVAISFGYVLLTLPLGLANKVMGGYQRVPVTNMFAMLNSVLGLVATILVVRMHGTVVDLMAAFCAAMLTGTILLNLWMGLRHEPRIRPTPRRAHLGAAREIMSHGVLFFILQIAGLAVFNSDNLIIAHFLGAEQVTPYAVTWRLVGYASVLQSLVVPSLWPAFSEAYVGQDMAWIRAAYRRIMRATLLIVTPAALLVGFAGRWIISVWAGKAAVPNPGLLWGMCFWALLLAITVNQAALLAATQRLQLQAVCSVLTAILNLVLSIALVQRIGAIGVLSATIISYLLFVVLPQSWEVRRILHGRYLTVKSEEEGPIEEVSTYGI from the coding sequence ATGATCCATGCGTTGCGCGCCAAGCTTAAACTTAAAGATGACCCGCGATTGGCTCGCGTCCTCAAGGGAGGGCTATCGGGAGTTTTGGGGAAGGCGACGGCTGTTCTAGTCAATGCTGTTAGCCTGCCAATTACGGTTCGGTATCTTGGTCGAGAACAATATGGCTTCTGGGTAACGATCAGTACCACAATCATGATGTTGGCGGTGCTTGATCTGGGAATCGCCAATACGCTCACCAACAGTATCTCGCGAGCTTATGCCGAACGCTCCGAAGAGATGGCGAAGCGCTACTATGCCACGGCATTCTGGGCCACGTCTGCTATTGCCATACTTCTGGGACTTATAGGCGCGGTCATCTGGCCCCATATCGATTGGGGAAAACTCTTCGGATTGAGCGACTCAGCGATGGGTCGACAAGCGGGGAAATGCGTAGCCATCTCATTTGGTTACGTTCTTCTCACCCTGCCGTTGGGGCTTGCCAATAAAGTTATGGGCGGATACCAGCGTGTGCCGGTGACAAATATGTTCGCGATGCTCAACAGCGTGCTTGGGCTGGTAGCGACCATTCTCGTGGTACGAATGCATGGCACAGTGGTTGATCTAATGGCTGCTTTTTGCGCCGCTATGCTGACTGGAACCATCTTGCTGAATCTTTGGATGGGCCTTCGTCATGAACCACGTATTCGTCCAACACCGCGAAGAGCGCATCTGGGCGCAGCCCGCGAGATTATGAGCCATGGCGTGCTCTTTTTCATTCTTCAGATTGCTGGGCTGGCTGTCTTCAATTCCGATAACCTCATCATTGCGCACTTCCTCGGAGCCGAGCAGGTGACTCCCTATGCAGTTACCTGGCGACTCGTGGGATATGCCTCCGTGTTGCAGTCTCTCGTGGTACCGTCGCTTTGGCCGGCGTTTTCGGAAGCGTATGTCGGACAGGATATGGCCTGGATTCGCGCGGCCTACCGTCGTATCATGCGTGCCACCTTATTGATCGTGACTCCTGCCGCTTTACTGGTTGGTTTTGCCGGACGGTGGATCATCAGCGTATGGGCCGGTAAGGCAGCAGTTCCGAATCCGGGCCTTCTGTGGGGTATGTGCTTTTGGGCTCTGCTGCTAGCCATTACGGTCAATCAGGCAGCTTTGCTGGCAGCAACCCAACGTCTCCAGTTGCAGGCTGTTTGCTCAGTCCTCACAGCAATCCTGAATCTCGTGCTCTCCATCGCGCTAGTGCAGCGCATCGGAGCGATTGGGGTTCTTTCGGCAACGATCATCTCTTACCTGCTGTTCGTTGTTCTTCCTCAGTCGTGGGAGGTGCGGCGAATACTTCACGGTCGATACCTGACAGTGAAGAGTGAAGAGGAAGGCCCTATTGAAGAGGTATCGACATATGGAATCTAA
- a CDS encoding class I SAM-dependent methyltransferase — MNEASKTRSVRNSDFYSRYMNDSVLDIGCGPDLVVPHATPFDQEDGDANEILNYFKPESFSCVHSSHCLEHMRNPQKSIADWWTLLKPGGYLITVVPDEELYEQGYWPSLFNTDHKSMFRLDGISKHPEVSFNMKDLVSSLPGATIISVKRHSGHYCHWKPLIPFRAVKPVRSIFFRIRHWFLGMGLIDSIFDQVLIRAARLLNVPTDQTLGKALAQIEVVAQKRL; from the coding sequence ATGAACGAAGCGTCCAAAACGAGATCTGTTCGTAACAGCGATTTTTATTCTAGATATATGAACGACAGCGTCCTCGATATTGGATGTGGTCCCGATTTAGTTGTTCCCCACGCTACGCCGTTCGACCAAGAGGACGGAGATGCAAATGAAATTCTTAACTATTTCAAGCCAGAGAGTTTTTCTTGCGTTCATAGTTCACATTGCTTGGAACACATGAGAAATCCTCAAAAATCCATAGCAGACTGGTGGACATTGCTAAAACCTGGTGGATACCTAATTACGGTCGTTCCCGATGAGGAACTCTATGAGCAGGGATACTGGCCCAGTCTCTTCAACACTGATCATAAGAGCATGTTTCGCTTGGACGGAATTTCTAAGCATCCTGAAGTGTCATTTAATATGAAGGACTTAGTCAGCTCTTTGCCAGGCGCCACTATTATCTCCGTTAAGCGCCATAGCGGTCATTATTGTCATTGGAAACCATTGATTCCATTTCGTGCTGTTAAACCTGTCCGTAGCATTTTCTTTCGTATACGGCACTGGTTCTTGGGCATGGGGCTAATTGACAGTATTTTCGACCAAGTCCTTATCAGAGCGGCCCGTCTATTAAATGTGCCTACGGATCAGACTTTGGGGAAGGCGCTAGCACAAATTGAAGTCGTGGCACAGAAACGACTATGA